A window from Variovorax sp. PBL-E5 encodes these proteins:
- a CDS encoding molybdopterin-dependent oxidoreductase → MNAGEKKPAIRLADHRSGLVKLERRLLLRSSLSLGALAMLSGCNLQDNDTVDKVLWAMSRWNDRVQARLFSRTKLAPTYAASQITQPFPFNAFYAEFDAPEIDVSTWRLEVSGLVRNKSPWTVEQLRALPQQGQITRHICIEGWSAIGDWRGVPLRTLLERIGADLTAKYVGFKCADRYYSSLDMATALHPQTLLALDFGREPLPTPLGFPLKLRVPTKLGFKNPKHIAAVFVTNEYPGGYWEDQGYNWFSGV, encoded by the coding sequence ATGAACGCAGGCGAAAAGAAACCGGCGATCCGGCTGGCCGACCATCGCAGCGGCCTGGTCAAGCTCGAACGCCGGCTGCTGCTGCGCTCCTCGCTTTCGCTCGGCGCGCTGGCGATGCTGTCGGGCTGCAACCTGCAGGACAACGATACGGTCGACAAGGTCCTGTGGGCCATGTCGCGCTGGAACGATCGCGTGCAGGCGCGCCTGTTCAGCCGCACGAAACTGGCGCCGACCTATGCGGCCAGTCAGATCACCCAGCCCTTCCCTTTCAATGCCTTCTATGCCGAGTTCGACGCGCCCGAGATCGATGTCTCGACCTGGCGGCTGGAGGTGTCGGGACTCGTGCGCAACAAGAGCCCTTGGACCGTCGAGCAACTGCGCGCCCTGCCACAGCAGGGTCAGATCACGCGCCATATCTGCATCGAAGGCTGGAGCGCGATCGGCGATTGGCGCGGCGTGCCGTTGCGGACTCTTCTCGAGCGCATCGGTGCCGACCTGACGGCGAAATACGTCGGCTTCAAATGCGCCGACCGCTACTACTCCAGCCTGGACATGGCAACGGCGCTGCATCCGCAGACGCTGCTCGCGCTGGACTTCGGGAGGGAGCCGCTGCCGACGCCCTTGGGCTTTCCGTTGAAACTGCGCGTGCCGACCAAGCTGGGGTTCAAGAATCCAAAGCACATTGCGGCGGTCTTCGTGACGAATGAGTATCCCGGCGGGTACTGGGAAGACCAGGGGTACAACTGGTTCAGTGGCGTGTAG
- a CDS encoding cytochrome b/b6 domain-containing protein: MKRAVIHPLAVRATHWINAFAMSCMLMSGWAIYNASPLFGFRFPAWATVGGWLGGSIAWHFAAMWLLAVNGLVYTAYGLASGHFRRHLLPVHPAAVAHDLKLAAKLKLPHASGSYNAVQRLSYLGVLALGVLVLASGLSIWKPVQFDGLVDLFGGYDFARRVHFFAMAGIVAFIVVHLLLVIIVPKTLLPMFTGRAMRGERTSP; encoded by the coding sequence ATGAAGCGCGCAGTGATTCATCCGCTGGCGGTGCGCGCCACGCACTGGATCAACGCGTTCGCGATGAGCTGCATGCTGATGAGCGGCTGGGCGATCTACAACGCCTCGCCGCTGTTCGGATTCAGATTCCCGGCCTGGGCCACGGTGGGCGGATGGCTCGGCGGCTCGATCGCATGGCACTTCGCGGCGATGTGGCTGCTGGCGGTGAATGGGCTGGTGTACACAGCCTACGGCTTGGCCAGCGGGCATTTCCGGCGGCATCTGCTGCCCGTGCATCCGGCCGCGGTGGCGCATGACCTGAAGCTCGCGGCGAAGCTGAAGCTGCCGCATGCGAGCGGTTCGTACAACGCGGTCCAGCGGCTCTCGTACCTCGGCGTGCTCGCGCTCGGCGTGTTGGTGCTGGCGTCGGGGCTGTCGATCTGGAAGCCGGTGCAGTTCGATGGGCTGGTCGATCTGTTCGGCGGCTACGACTTCGCTCGCCGCGTGCACTTCTTCGCAATGGCCGGGATCGTCGCGTTCATCGTCGTGCACCTGCTGCTCGTGATCATCGTGCCGAAGACCTTGCTGCCGATGTTCACGGGCCGCGCCATGCGCGGCGAGCGCACCTCGCCATGA
- a CDS encoding DUF5666 domain-containing protein codes for MNTGFGKLFRTLVAPAAMAASLLGLSHGTLAQTPPVGVRGAITAVSDDAIKVHTNRGEDLSIKINKDTQVRAVTLAKVTDIKPGSYIGTAAIPLPDGSLKALEVHVFPPAMAGTGDGHRAWDLGSKSSMTNGTVGDLVMANGRTLTLKYKGGEQKVVVPDDVPIVNLEPGDRSLLAVGTKVVLFAKKEADSSLSAGFISAGKNGVTPPM; via the coding sequence ATGAACACCGGATTCGGAAAACTCTTCAGGACCCTCGTCGCCCCCGCCGCGATGGCCGCCAGTCTGCTCGGCCTCAGCCACGGCACGCTGGCGCAGACACCGCCGGTCGGCGTGCGCGGCGCGATCACCGCGGTCAGCGATGACGCGATCAAGGTCCACACCAACCGCGGCGAAGACCTGAGCATCAAGATCAACAAGGACACCCAGGTGCGCGCGGTCACCCTGGCCAAGGTCACCGACATCAAGCCCGGCAGCTACATCGGAACCGCGGCGATCCCGCTGCCCGACGGCTCGCTGAAGGCGCTGGAAGTGCACGTGTTCCCGCCCGCGATGGCAGGCACCGGCGACGGCCACCGTGCCTGGGATCTCGGCTCCAAGAGTTCGATGACCAACGGCACCGTGGGCGACCTGGTGATGGCCAATGGCCGCACCCTGACCCTCAAGTACAAGGGCGGCGAGCAGAAGGTCGTCGTGCCGGACGACGTGCCGATCGTCAACCTTGAGCCCGGCGATCGCTCGCTGCTCGCCGTCGGTACCAAGGTCGTGCTGTTCGCGAAGAAGGAAGCCGATTCGAGCTTGTCCGCGGGCTTCATCTCCGCCGGCAAGAACGGCGTGACGCCACCGATGTGA
- a CDS encoding heavy metal response regulator transcription factor: MSILVIEDDPKTGDYLKKGLKESGYAVDLARTGTDGLHMALENAYDLVVLDVMLPGIDGWQIMQALRDKRDLPVLFLTARDGLDDRIRGLELGADDYLVKPFSFTELVLRIRTLLRRGIVREAEFYEFADLKLDVLRRKVTREGIEIVLTNKEFLLLQLLVKREGEPLSRTLIASEVWDMNFDSDTNVVDVAIKRLRVKVDQPFDKKLIHTVRSIGYAFGDAP; encoded by the coding sequence ATGAGCATCCTCGTTATCGAAGACGACCCGAAGACGGGCGACTACCTCAAGAAGGGCCTGAAGGAAAGCGGCTACGCGGTCGACCTCGCGCGCACCGGCACCGACGGCCTTCACATGGCGCTGGAGAACGCGTACGACCTCGTCGTGCTCGACGTGATGCTGCCCGGCATCGATGGCTGGCAGATCATGCAGGCCTTGCGCGACAAGCGCGATCTGCCGGTGCTCTTCCTCACGGCACGCGACGGGCTGGACGATCGCATCCGAGGACTCGAACTCGGCGCCGACGACTATCTGGTCAAGCCGTTTTCCTTCACCGAACTGGTGCTGCGGATCCGCACGCTGCTGCGGCGCGGCATCGTGCGCGAGGCGGAGTTCTACGAGTTCGCCGATCTCAAGCTCGACGTGCTGCGCCGCAAGGTCACGCGCGAGGGCATCGAGATCGTGCTGACGAACAAGGAATTCCTGCTCCTGCAGTTGCTGGTCAAGCGCGAGGGCGAGCCGCTCTCGCGCACGCTGATCGCCTCCGAGGTGTGGGACATGAATTTCGACAGCGACACCAACGTCGTCGATGTCGCGATCAAGCGGCTGCGCGTGAAGGTCGACCAGCCCTTCGACAAGAAGCTGATCCACACGGTGCGCAGCATCGGCTATGCGTTCGGGGATGCCCCATGA
- a CDS encoding heavy metal sensor histidine kinase: protein MTWLPRSLAVRATLLLGLIACAVTGVLGAYFFYTARTAVMEHLDTQLIGRVEHFRRLVGNVQTIADLHDRPLLFETMLGAENDVLLLRRPGEAPFIDVNPAHFPVPGTLAAAAPERELTVRDVLRIPATAAMPMHWVAALARSGRDGDMVEVVAGHPLTNEVRMIRANRDRVVFGAIVAMLASTLLAYLVLRHGLRPLRRVAAKAALINPINLAMRLPEHDAPREVQHMVVAFNAMLDRIATGYERLSQFSADLAHETRTPIGALIGQTQVALHRARSVDEYQHLLESNLEELNRLRLIAENILFLAQADHAALTIERAPLGLHDELRKIADYFEGPAEERGIRFDVQASGTAFVNATLCRRAVNNLVVNAVRYGAEGTKVRLIGVQDGDTATIAVENEGSPVPPEQLARLFDRFYRGDAARSRDTESNGLGLAIVKAIMVLHGGEACATSPTPGSIRFELHFPAHARA, encoded by the coding sequence ATGACATGGCTGCCGCGCTCGCTGGCGGTGCGTGCGACCCTGCTGCTCGGGCTGATCGCGTGCGCAGTCACCGGCGTGCTCGGCGCCTATTTCTTCTACACCGCGCGCACGGCGGTGATGGAGCATCTCGACACGCAACTGATCGGCCGCGTCGAGCACTTCCGGCGCCTGGTCGGCAATGTGCAGACCATTGCGGACCTGCACGACCGGCCGCTGCTGTTCGAGACCATGCTCGGTGCCGAGAACGATGTCCTGCTGCTGCGCCGGCCCGGCGAGGCGCCGTTCATCGACGTCAACCCCGCACACTTTCCCGTGCCCGGCACACTCGCCGCGGCGGCGCCCGAGCGCGAGTTGACGGTGCGCGACGTACTGCGCATTCCGGCCACCGCCGCCATGCCGATGCACTGGGTCGCGGCGCTCGCGCGCTCGGGCCGCGACGGCGACATGGTCGAGGTGGTGGCCGGCCATCCGCTGACCAACGAAGTGAGGATGATCCGCGCCAACCGGGACCGCGTGGTGTTCGGCGCCATCGTCGCCATGCTGGCCTCCACGCTGCTGGCGTACCTGGTGCTGCGGCACGGGCTTCGGCCGCTGCGACGGGTGGCTGCGAAGGCGGCGCTGATCAATCCGATCAACCTCGCCATGCGGCTGCCCGAGCACGATGCGCCGCGAGAGGTGCAGCACATGGTCGTCGCTTTCAACGCGATGCTCGATCGCATCGCGACGGGCTACGAGCGCCTGTCGCAGTTCTCGGCCGACCTCGCGCACGAGACCCGCACGCCCATCGGCGCGTTGATCGGGCAGACGCAGGTGGCATTGCATCGCGCGCGCAGCGTCGACGAATACCAGCACCTGCTCGAGTCGAACCTCGAAGAACTCAACCGATTGCGGCTCATCGCAGAGAACATCCTGTTCCTGGCGCAGGCCGACCATGCGGCGCTGACGATCGAACGCGCGCCGCTCGGGCTGCACGATGAACTGCGGAAGATTGCCGACTATTTCGAAGGCCCGGCCGAGGAACGCGGCATCCGATTCGACGTGCAAGCGAGCGGCACTGCGTTCGTCAATGCAACGCTGTGCCGGCGCGCCGTCAACAATCTCGTCGTCAATGCAGTGCGCTACGGGGCAGAGGGAACGAAGGTGCGGCTGATCGGCGTTCAGGATGGCGACACGGCGACCATCGCGGTCGAGAACGAGGGATCTCCCGTGCCGCCCGAGCAGCTCGCGCGCCTTTTCGACCGCTTCTACCGCGGCGACGCGGCGCGCAGCCGCGATACCGAATCCAACGGCCTGGGCCTCGCGATCGTCAAGGCCATCATGGTGCTGCATGGCGGCGAAGCGTGCGCCACGAGCCCGACGCCGGGCTCGATCCGATTCGAGCTGCACTTTCCCGCGCACGCACGGGCGTAG
- a CDS encoding DUF72 domain-containing protein — protein MQESLFDDPNEPDGPAPARAPVPAKRAAARVAKVQPAQPGAAQHALADTLPRTLHLGTSSWHFPGWAGMVWDGAYESSALSKHGLAAYAQHPLLRTVSVDRSFYKPLSASQFAAYAAQVPDDFRFVVKAPSVVADAMVRGENGRGMEPNPAFLDPLLAAAEFVQPALDGLGHKTGALVFQLSPLPGPMLAQLPDILRRLGAMLRALPALRPIAPDGVIAVETRNPEFLIPAFVDVLREAGATYCLGLHPKMPPIAEQLPLLRALWPGPLVCRWNLNRRHGAYGYEEAKTLYEPFDKLVDPDLETRATLARVIAGTTGAGQHAYVTVNNKAEGSAPLTVQALADELRRLRNPQADPAPD, from the coding sequence ATGCAGGAATCTCTCTTCGACGACCCGAACGAGCCGGACGGCCCCGCGCCGGCCCGCGCTCCCGTGCCAGCCAAGCGCGCGGCCGCGCGCGTGGCAAAGGTCCAGCCGGCGCAACCCGGCGCGGCGCAGCACGCGCTGGCCGACACGCTGCCACGGACCCTGCACCTCGGAACTTCGTCCTGGCATTTCCCCGGCTGGGCCGGCATGGTCTGGGACGGCGCGTACGAATCCTCGGCACTTTCGAAACACGGACTCGCTGCCTATGCACAGCACCCGCTCCTTCGCACCGTGAGCGTGGACCGCAGTTTCTACAAGCCGCTGTCCGCCAGCCAGTTCGCTGCATATGCCGCACAGGTTCCGGACGACTTCCGCTTCGTCGTGAAAGCGCCGAGCGTTGTCGCCGATGCGATGGTCCGCGGCGAGAACGGACGCGGCATGGAGCCCAACCCCGCGTTCCTCGATCCGCTGCTGGCGGCCGCCGAATTCGTGCAGCCCGCGCTCGACGGCCTCGGGCACAAGACGGGCGCGCTGGTGTTCCAGCTCAGCCCCTTGCCCGGGCCGATGCTGGCGCAGTTGCCCGACATCCTTCGGCGCCTCGGCGCCATGCTGCGCGCCCTGCCCGCCTTGCGTCCCATCGCACCGGATGGCGTGATCGCGGTCGAGACGCGCAACCCCGAATTCCTGATCCCCGCCTTTGTCGACGTCCTGCGCGAGGCCGGCGCGACCTACTGCCTGGGCCTGCATCCGAAGATGCCGCCGATCGCCGAGCAACTGCCACTGCTGCGCGCGCTCTGGCCCGGGCCACTGGTCTGCCGCTGGAACCTGAACCGCCGGCATGGCGCCTACGGCTACGAAGAAGCCAAGACCCTCTACGAACCCTTCGACAAGCTGGTCGATCCGGACTTGGAGACGCGCGCCACGCTGGCCCGCGTGATCGCCGGCACTACGGGCGCCGGACAGCACGCCTACGTGACGGTCAACAACAAGGCCGAGGGCTCGGCACCGTTGACCGTGCAGGCGCTGGCCGACGAACTTCGGCGTCTGCGAAATCCGCAGGCCGATCCTGCGCCGGATTGA
- a CDS encoding glycoside hydrolase family 3 N-terminal domain-containing protein encodes MRARRLFLPGLVLPLLVSLAGCVAGRGPGGFDPVAAARIESLIGRMTVEEKVGQLSLYAPAGIDIVGNPQAARQSQAQQLADIRAGRVTGLFNNEGREGKRRAQRAAVNESRLGIPLIFGADIIHGFRTVFPVPLAEAASWEPQLAERTARAAAEEASADGFRWTFAPMVDIARDARWGRGVEGAGEDVYLGRQFAAARVRGFQGSDLSRPDAMLATPKHFAGYGAAEGGLDYNTVDLSERTLREVYLPPFRAAIDAGALSIMSAFNEIGGIPSNANHALLTDILRGEWGFQGFVVSDYTADEELIAHGFAADERQAAKRAFLAGTDVSMQSGLYMRHLPELVASGEVPMSRLDDAVRRVLRVKQRLGLFDHPFSGLDDKREGPGFDLAAHESLAREAADRSIVMLRNDGDLLPLPKSGTRIALIGPFAGTSDLFGPWRIFPDQAPPVGIEQALRNALASPDALTVVRGSDVDAAIPGGIAAVVAAARAADVVVLSIGENEQMSGEARSRSDIEIPRAQQELADAVVATGKPIVVLLRNGRALALKGGVRQARALLVTWFLGSETGPAIADVLFGDVNPSGRLPVSFPQTPGQVPYYYSHKRTGRPELADNPNLAYKTRYLDATNEALYPFGYGLGYAPIHYDALETTPARMAWDGTIKVHARISNTGQREAEEVAQLYIGNRAASVTRPVRELKAFRKVRIGAGQTVDVDFTLSRTDLMFIGQDMKPTVESGRFDLWVGPSATQGLKTSFVLAPE; translated from the coding sequence ATGCGCGCTCGAAGATTGTTCCTTCCCGGTCTCGTCCTTCCGCTCCTCGTCAGTCTGGCGGGCTGCGTCGCCGGTCGCGGACCGGGCGGCTTCGACCCGGTGGCCGCTGCGCGCATCGAGTCGCTCATCGGGCGCATGACGGTCGAAGAGAAGGTCGGCCAGTTGAGCCTCTACGCCCCTGCCGGCATCGACATCGTGGGCAATCCGCAGGCCGCGCGCCAGAGCCAGGCGCAACAGCTGGCCGACATCCGCGCCGGCCGCGTGACCGGCCTCTTCAACAACGAGGGTCGCGAAGGCAAGCGCCGCGCGCAGCGGGCGGCGGTCAACGAATCGCGCCTGGGCATTCCGCTGATCTTCGGCGCCGACATCATCCACGGCTTTCGCACCGTGTTCCCCGTGCCGCTCGCCGAGGCAGCCAGCTGGGAGCCGCAGCTGGCCGAGCGCACCGCGCGCGCCGCGGCTGAAGAGGCCAGTGCCGACGGCTTTCGCTGGACCTTCGCGCCGATGGTGGACATCGCACGCGATGCACGCTGGGGCCGTGGCGTCGAAGGCGCCGGCGAGGACGTCTACCTCGGGCGGCAGTTCGCCGCCGCCCGCGTGCGCGGCTTCCAGGGCAGCGATCTGTCGCGGCCCGACGCGATGCTGGCCACGCCCAAGCACTTCGCCGGCTACGGCGCCGCGGAAGGCGGCCTCGACTACAACACGGTCGACCTCTCCGAACGCACGTTGCGCGAGGTCTACCTGCCGCCCTTTCGCGCTGCGATCGATGCCGGTGCGCTGTCGATCATGAGCGCCTTCAACGAGATCGGCGGCATCCCGTCGAACGCCAACCACGCACTGCTGACGGACATCCTGCGCGGCGAATGGGGCTTCCAGGGCTTCGTTGTCTCCGACTACACGGCCGACGAGGAACTCATCGCGCACGGCTTCGCCGCCGACGAGCGCCAGGCCGCCAAGCGCGCCTTCCTCGCCGGCACCGATGTGAGCATGCAGAGCGGCCTCTACATGCGCCACCTGCCGGAGCTCGTGGCGTCGGGCGAGGTGCCGATGTCGCGGCTCGACGATGCCGTCCGGCGCGTGCTGCGGGTCAAGCAGCGGCTCGGCCTGTTCGACCATCCCTTCAGCGGCCTGGACGACAAGAGAGAAGGTCCAGGCTTCGACCTGGCAGCGCACGAGTCGCTGGCGCGCGAGGCGGCCGACCGCTCCATCGTGATGCTCAGGAACGACGGCGACCTGCTGCCGCTGCCGAAGTCGGGCACCCGCATCGCGCTGATCGGCCCGTTCGCGGGCACCTCCGATCTGTTCGGACCATGGCGCATCTTTCCCGATCAGGCGCCGCCCGTGGGCATCGAGCAGGCGCTTCGCAACGCGCTGGCCTCGCCGGATGCGCTCACGGTGGTGCGCGGTTCGGACGTCGATGCAGCGATCCCCGGCGGCATCGCCGCCGTCGTCGCCGCGGCACGGGCAGCCGACGTGGTGGTGCTGTCGATCGGCGAGAACGAACAGATGTCCGGCGAAGCCCGATCGCGCTCCGACATCGAGATCCCCCGCGCGCAACAGGAGCTCGCCGATGCCGTCGTCGCCACGGGCAAGCCGATCGTCGTGCTGCTGCGCAACGGCCGCGCGCTCGCGCTCAAGGGCGGCGTGCGGCAGGCGCGCGCACTGCTCGTCACCTGGTTCCTGGGCTCCGAGACCGGCCCGGCGATCGCCGACGTGCTGTTCGGCGACGTCAATCCGTCCGGCCGCTTGCCGGTGAGTTTCCCGCAGACGCCGGGCCAGGTGCCCTACTACTACAGCCACAAGCGCACCGGCCGGCCCGAGCTCGCAGACAATCCGAACCTTGCCTACAAGACACGCTATCTGGATGCGACGAACGAAGCGCTCTACCCCTTCGGCTATGGCCTTGGCTACGCGCCCATCCACTACGACGCGCTCGAGACGACGCCGGCACGCATGGCATGGGATGGCACGATCAAGGTCCACGCCCGCATCAGCAACACCGGACAACGCGAAGCCGAGGAAGTGGCACAGCTCTACATCGGCAACCGCGCCGCCAGCGTCACCCGGCCGGTGCGCGAACTCAAGGCTTTCCGCAAGGTCCGCATCGGCGCGGGGCAGACGGTCGACGTCGACTTCACGCTCTCGCGCACCGACCTGATGTTCATCGGGCAGGACATGAAGCCCACCGTCGAATCGGGCCGCTTCGACCTGTGGGTCGGGCCGTCGGCGACCCAGGGCCTGAAGACCAGCTTCGTGCTCGCGCCGGAATAG
- a CDS encoding FMN-binding negative transcriptional regulator, whose protein sequence is MYMPPQFDAKDRTLAAELMRSHPFASLISNDDEGLPFVTHLPLVLEERGEGALALLGHCAKPNPHWRYLRTRPTAVVSFLGPHAYLSPSVYPDLARVPTWNYLAVDCTVQARLIEEPAEKDALLKRLIAQHEPSYAQQWRELGEEFQRKMLQGIVGFELEVTALQCKLKLNQHRREAHVAMYAAYSQGTPDEQALAGWMQRLGMATTDAARVEGA, encoded by the coding sequence ATGTACATGCCGCCGCAATTCGACGCCAAGGACCGCACGCTCGCTGCGGAGCTGATGCGTTCGCACCCGTTCGCCAGCCTGATCTCGAACGACGACGAGGGCCTGCCTTTCGTGACGCACCTGCCGCTGGTGCTGGAAGAGCGCGGTGAGGGCGCGCTGGCCTTGCTCGGCCATTGCGCCAAGCCCAACCCCCACTGGCGCTATCTGCGGACGCGGCCCACCGCGGTCGTGAGCTTTCTGGGGCCGCATGCGTATCTGTCGCCGTCGGTCTACCCGGATCTTGCGCGGGTGCCGACGTGGAACTATCTCGCGGTGGACTGCACGGTGCAGGCTCGCCTGATCGAGGAGCCGGCCGAGAAGGACGCGCTGCTCAAGCGGCTGATCGCGCAGCACGAACCGTCCTATGCGCAGCAATGGCGCGAACTCGGCGAGGAGTTCCAGCGCAAGATGCTTCAGGGCATCGTCGGTTTCGAGCTGGAGGTGACGGCGCTGCAATGCAAGCTCAAGCTCAACCAGCACCGCCGCGAGGCGCACGTCGCGATGTACGCGGCCTACAGCCAGGGTACGCCCGACGAGCAGGCGCTGGCAGGCTGGATGCAGCGGCTCGGCATGGCCACCACCGACGCCGCGCGCGTGGAAGGAGCCTGA
- the tadA gene encoding tRNA adenosine(34) deaminase TadA gives MTSDEHWMQLALAQARQASEAGEVPVGAVLVKDGVLIASGRNAPIGQRDPSAHAEINALRAGAAALGNYRLDGCELFVTLEPCAMCAGAILHARLDRVVFGAADPKTGAAGSVLDLFAQTQLNHHTRVVAGVSAQACQDLLQAFFQQRRSAARDVAEPLRDDALRTPIERFGMLADYAFAPHWMSDLPSLHGWRMHYLDEGPPDAVAACLCLHGPGEWSYFFRHLVGAKGMRVLAPDLIGFGLSDKPKREAVHRLDWHRDVLLEWLDWLQPGPLVLVHSAAARAIASLLEDSAPRRFVAVLAAPDCGQDANTAWRAPFPDRGHEAALRALGSIPKGVSGPTAAQAAQLVREAMGYFAS, from the coding sequence ATGACGAGCGACGAGCACTGGATGCAGCTGGCGCTGGCGCAGGCGCGACAGGCGTCCGAAGCGGGCGAGGTGCCGGTCGGTGCGGTGCTGGTGAAGGATGGCGTGCTGATCGCTTCGGGGCGCAATGCACCGATCGGCCAGCGCGATCCCAGCGCCCATGCCGAGATCAATGCGTTGCGCGCCGGCGCGGCGGCGCTCGGCAACTACCGTCTCGATGGCTGTGAACTGTTCGTGACGCTCGAACCTTGTGCGATGTGTGCGGGCGCGATACTCCATGCGCGCCTGGACCGCGTGGTGTTCGGCGCGGCGGACCCGAAGACGGGCGCCGCCGGATCGGTGCTCGATCTGTTCGCGCAAACGCAGCTCAATCACCATACCCGGGTTGTCGCAGGTGTGTCGGCGCAGGCGTGTCAGGATCTGCTCCAGGCATTCTTCCAGCAGCGCCGCAGCGCCGCGCGAGACGTGGCCGAGCCGCTGCGCGACGATGCGTTGCGCACGCCCATCGAGCGCTTCGGCATGCTGGCCGACTATGCGTTCGCACCGCACTGGATGAGTGATCTCCCGAGCCTGCATGGCTGGCGCATGCACTACCTGGATGAAGGCCCGCCAGATGCCGTAGCGGCCTGCCTGTGCCTGCACGGGCCGGGCGAGTGGAGCTACTTCTTTCGCCATCTCGTCGGCGCGAAAGGCATGCGCGTGCTGGCGCCGGACCTGATCGGTTTCGGTCTCAGCGACAAGCCGAAGCGCGAGGCGGTGCACCGGCTCGACTGGCATCGCGACGTGCTGCTCGAATGGCTGGATTGGCTGCAGCCGGGGCCGCTCGTGCTCGTGCACAGCGCGGCCGCTCGGGCGATCGCTTCGCTGCTCGAGGATTCGGCGCCACGTCGATTCGTGGCCGTGCTCGCCGCGCCCGACTGCGGGCAGGATGCGAACACCGCCTGGCGAGCGCCGTTTCCCGATCGCGGGCATGAAGCCGCGTTGCGTGCCCTGGGGTCGATCCCGAAGGGCGTTTCCGGTCCGACCGCTGCGCAGGCCGCGCAATTGGTCCGGGAGGCAATGGGATACTTCGCTTCGTGA
- a CDS encoding LD-carboxypeptidase, with amino-acid sequence MTKHIYIYSPSSAVRDKAAFRRGVARLRSLGHEVEIDEAALTSHQRFAGDDATRLAAITRAAGSGADVALISRGGYGFTRILDAIPYKAVAKAIDRGTDFIGLSDFTALQCALLAKTGATTWAGPAVGEDFGAESGADDIMEACFDDLLSGQGEGTGWRMPAQRGAAVPALRSIHGATLWGGNLCVLVSLLGTPYFPAIDKGVLFLEDVNEHPYRVERMLEQLRHAGVLARQKAVVLGHFTGIRKVPHDRGFGMQTVVARLRELIKVPVLTGLPFGHVPTKVLLPVGAQIELAADGRDVFMVWGHRHAH; translated from the coding sequence GTGACAAAGCACATTTACATCTACTCGCCTTCCAGCGCCGTGCGCGACAAGGCGGCGTTCCGCCGCGGTGTGGCGCGGCTGCGGTCGCTCGGCCACGAGGTCGAAATCGACGAAGCAGCGCTCACCAGCCATCAGCGCTTTGCCGGCGACGATGCCACCCGCCTTGCGGCTATCACCCGCGCCGCGGGCAGCGGTGCCGACGTGGCGCTGATTTCGCGCGGTGGCTATGGCTTCACGCGCATCCTCGATGCCATTCCCTACAAGGCCGTGGCCAAGGCCATCGACCGAGGCACCGATTTCATCGGACTGAGTGACTTCACTGCCTTGCAGTGCGCCTTGCTGGCGAAGACGGGTGCAACCACCTGGGCCGGGCCTGCGGTCGGCGAAGACTTCGGCGCCGAATCGGGGGCGGATGACATCATGGAAGCCTGCTTCGACGATCTGCTGAGTGGGCAGGGCGAGGGCACCGGATGGCGCATGCCTGCGCAACGCGGCGCGGCCGTGCCGGCGCTTCGGAGCATCCATGGGGCAACGCTCTGGGGCGGCAATCTTTGCGTGCTGGTGAGCCTGCTAGGTACACCTTACTTTCCTGCGATCGACAAGGGCGTGCTCTTCCTCGAGGACGTGAACGAGCATCCTTATCGCGTCGAGCGGATGCTTGAGCAGTTGCGTCACGCCGGGGTGCTGGCGCGCCAGAAGGCGGTCGTCCTCGGACACTTCACGGGGATCAGGAAAGTGCCGCATGACCGCGGCTTCGGCATGCAGACCGTGGTGGCACGGCTGCGCGAGCTGATCAAGGTTCCGGTGCTGACCGGCCTACCGTTCGGTCATGTTCCGACCAAGGTGCTGCTGCCTGTCGGCGCGCAAATCGAACTGGCCGCGGATGGCCGCGATGTCTTCATGGTCTGGGGACATCGGCACGCGCATTGA